The Fibrobacter sp. UWR3 nucleotide sequence GGCATGCGCCAGTCGGCACGTGGCGATAGCGAGATGGTTCCGACCTTCGGGCCGTCGGGAATGCAACTGCGCTTGAACTGCTGCGTAAAGAAGCGCCTGACAAAGATGGCGAGCGCCTTGTCAATTTCTTCGTCAGTATGCCTGTTTGCGAACGCGTATTTCGCGAGATAGCGGAGCTTATCGGGAGCGGCACCGTATTTCGCAAAATGGTAAAGGAAAAAATCGTGCAGTTCGTAGGCGCCGAGAATGCACTCCGTCTTTTGCGCAATCTGGCCGTTTGAATCGGCGGGCAAAAGTTCCGGAGAGACGGGCGTATCGAGGATGTCGCGGAGGACTGCGACAAGTTCCGCGCCTTTTTCGCGGGTTTCAAGATGTGCGCCGGTTTCGCTGGGGGAAAGTTCTGCGCCGAATTCGCTCGGATTGTGAACTGCGCGGTCGGCATACCAGCGCACAATATGGCGCACGAGCGTCTTGGGAATATCGCAGTTCACCGCATACATGGACATGTGATCGGCATTGTAAGTACTCCAGCCCAGCGCAATTTCGGAGAGGTCACCCGTGCCGATAACAATTCCGCCTTCGCTGTTCGCGATATCCATCAGGATTTGCGTGCGTTCGCGGGCCTGCACATTCTCGTAAGTCACATCGAGCTTTTGCGGGTCGTGCCCGATGTCGACAAAATGCTGGAGGCATGCCTTCTGGATATCGACGGTGCGCAGCTCTACGCCCAAGAGTTTCGCAAGTTCAACCGCATTGTTCTTGGTACGCTTGGTCGTGCCGAATCCAGGCATCGTGAGCGCGAGAATTTCAGAAGCCGAGCGGTTCAGCAGCTTGAACGTTTCCGCAACCACAAGAAGAGCGAGCGTAGAATCGAGCCCGCCGCTCAGGCCAATCACAGCACGCTTGCTGCGGGTCGCCTCCAAGCGCTTGGCAAGCCCCGCGCACTGTATATTGAAAATCTCCGTGCAATTTATATCGCGGGTTTCAATGCTCCCCGGTACAAAGGGCGTCGACGAAACATAGCGGTACTGGAGCGTATCGCAACCACGCAGGCAGTCAAGAGTCGCCGCACGCGCAATAATGGCACGGCTGTCAAAATCCTGGAAGCTTCCTTCACTCAGGCGCTGCATATTCAGGCGCTCCACGTCCACATCGGCATACACGATTTCGGTTTCACGCGAGAACGGCCTACTTTCGGCAAGCATGCTCCCGTTTTCTGCTATCATCAAATGACCGCTAAAGACCATATCCGTCGTAGATTCGTGCACTCCGGCAGAGGCATACACGTAGGCCGCCATGCAACGCGCCGACTGATTCATCACCAAGTTCCTGCGGTAATCGCGCTTGCCTACCAGCGCATCGCTTGCCGAGAGATTCACTATGACGTTCGCACCCGCAAGTGCAAGTTCCCCGCTGGGTGGCGCAGGCGTCCACAGGTCTTCGCAAAGTTCCACGCCTATGCGGACCTCGGAACCCGAATTACAAGACGCGCCGCCCTTCACAGTAATAAAATTCGTGATAGGCACCTCGCCCGCACTGTCAATAAAACAGCGGAGAGGCGCGCAGCCATTACCCGCATCACCACACAGTAAATCCCGCCCGCTGGAAAAATGGCGTTTCTCGTAGAATTCACGCTGGTTCGGCAAGTGAATCTTGGGCGTAATCGCAACAACGCGCCCGTGTTGCACAAAGGCAGCGCAGTTATATAGCCTGCCGAGTATGCGCAAAGGCAGACCCACCGCTATCACGGTGTCGCTTTCTTTTAAGGCGTCCGCAATCCGCACCAACGCGCGGGTGCTGTTCTGCAAAAGCAGTTCCTGGTGGAAC carries:
- a CDS encoding NAD(+) synthase — protein: MFGFYRFAAVSPILKVADTAYNTEEIIRSAKIAASNGAAFVVFPELCITGYTCSDLFHQELLLQNSTRALVRIADALKESDTVIAVGLPLRILGRLYNCAAFVQHGRVVAITPKIHLPNQREFYEKRHFSSGRDLLCGDAGNGCAPLRCFIDSAGEVPITNFITVKGGASCNSGSEVRIGVELCEDLWTPAPPSGELALAGANVIVNLSASDALVGKRDYRRNLVMNQSARCMAAYVYASAGVHESTTDMVFSGHLMIAENGSMLAESRPFSRETEIVYADVDVERLNMQRLSEGSFQDFDSRAIIARAATLDCLRGCDTLQYRYVSSTPFVPGSIETRDINCTEIFNIQCAGLAKRLEATRSKRAVIGLSGGLDSTLALLVVAETFKLLNRSASEILALTMPGFGTTKRTKNNAVELAKLLGVELRTVDIQKACLQHFVDIGHDPQKLDVTYENVQARERTQILMDIANSEGGIVIGTGDLSEIALGWSTYNADHMSMYAVNCDIPKTLVRHIVRWYADRAVHNPSEFGAELSPSETGAHLETREKGAELVAVLRDILDTPVSPELLPADSNGQIAQKTECILGAYELHDFFLYHFAKYGAAPDKLRYLAKYAFANRHTDEEIDKALAIFVRRFFTQQFKRSCIPDGPKVGTISLSPRADWRMPSDASFGDWLKEI